From Quercus lobata isolate SW786 chromosome 1, ValleyOak3.0 Primary Assembly, whole genome shotgun sequence, one genomic window encodes:
- the LOC115987705 gene encoding uncharacterized protein LOC115987705 isoform X1, with product MSLQDKGFWMSKGAGHVNDVDPTFDNTSRIEPKRSHQWFVDAPETELFPNKKQAVQAPNNKSSSGMSNANIPSWENASSFHSVPSQFNYRFFGSETARPVNFAERNIVVETENPNVRRKSMDDQFGEDASVGLSISHAMEDAETCLTYGGIRKVKVNQVKDCDNGVHMPKGHGSNGENINHLSSGQAYNRESEAGFASIGQPYNQDDNVTLMGHAYNRGDANIRSTGPTFGNEDGNSISMGDTYGKGEANIISFGGFPDEQDIIPVGRPVSNYDLLYTQSSVQTLETAHEKESDQTNANTVLSATPAAKLRPESVSKNKPEFKTSRKEAPNSFPSNVRSLISTGMLDGVPVKYVSLAREELRGIIKGSGYLCGCQSCNFSKVLNAYEFERHAGCKTKHPNNHIYFENGKTIYQIVQELRSTPESLLFDAIQTVFGAPINQKSFRIWKESFQAATRELQRIYGKEELNI from the exons ATG TCTTTGCAGGACAAGGGATTTTGGATGTCAAAGGGTGCTGGACATGTAAACGACGTAGACCCAACATTTGATAATACTTCCAGAATTGAACCAAAGCGATCACATCAATGGTTTGTAGATGCTCCTGAAACAGAGCTGTTCCCTAACAAGAAGCAAGCAGTGCAAGCTCCAAACAACAAATCAAGTTCAGGAATGTCAAATGCTAATATTCCTTCTTGGGAGAATGCCTCAAGTTTTCATTCAGTCCCAAGCCAGTTCAATTACCGCTTTTTTGGATCTGAAACAGCAAGGCCTGTCAATTTTGCTGAAAGGAATATTGTTGTTGAAACAGAGAATCCAAATGTGAGAAGAAAGAGTATGGATGACCAATTTGGAGAAGACGCATCTGTTGGTTTGTCCATATCTCATGCTATGGAAGATGCTGAAACATGTCTTACCTATGGTGGAATAAGAAAGGTCAAAGTCAATCAAGTTAAGGATTGTGATAATGGGGTGCATATGCCAAAGGGACACGGTTCTAATGGGGAAAATATCAATCACCTGTCTTCAGGTCAGGCCTATAACAGAGAAAGTGAAGCTGGTTTTGCATCAATAGGGCAGCCTTATAACCAGGATGACAATGTTACTTTAATGGGTCATGCCTACAATAGGGGAGATGCCAATATCAGATCGACAGGTCCCACCTTTGGAAATGAAGATGGTAATTCCATTTCAATGGGTGACACGTACGGTAAGGGGGAAGCTAATATAATATCTTTTGGCGGGTTTCCTGATGAACAAGATATTATCCCTGTGGGAAGGCCAGTCAGCAACTATGATTTATTATACACTCAGTCTTCAGTTCAAACATTAGAAACAGCCCACGAGAAAGAATCGGATCAAACAAATGCCAATACAGTTCTTAGTGCCACTCCAGCAGCTAAATTAAGACCTGAATCTGTTTCTAAGAATAAGCCAGAATTCAAAACATCAAGGAAAGAAGCTCCAAACAGCTTCCCCTCTAATGTTAGAAGCTTGATCTCAACGGGCATGCTTGATGGTGTTCCTGTGAAGTATGTGTCCTTGGCACGGGAG GAGCTTCGTGGAATTATAAAAGGTTCTGGATATCTTTGTGGGTGTCAGTCATGCAATTTTTCTAAG GTGCTGAATGCTTATGAGTTTGAGCGCCATGCTGGTTGTAAaacaaaacatccaaacaatCACATATACTTCGAGAATGGAAAGACTATCTATCAGATTGTACAAGAATTAAGAAGCACGCCTGAGAGTTTGTTGTTTGATGCGATTCAGACTGTTTTTGGAGCACCTATTAATCAGAAGTCCTTTCGCATTTGGAAAG AATCATTTCAAGCTGCAACTCGCGAGCTTCAGCGTATATATGGAAAGGAAGAACTGAATATATAG
- the LOC115987705 gene encoding uncharacterized protein LOC115987705 isoform X2: MDKGFWMSKGAGHVNDVDPTFDNTSRIEPKRSHQWFVDAPETELFPNKKQAVQAPNNKSSSGMSNANIPSWENASSFHSVPSQFNYRFFGSETARPVNFAERNIVVETENPNVRRKSMDDQFGEDASVGLSISHAMEDAETCLTYGGIRKVKVNQVKDCDNGVHMPKGHGSNGENINHLSSGQAYNRESEAGFASIGQPYNQDDNVTLMGHAYNRGDANIRSTGPTFGNEDGNSISMGDTYGKGEANIISFGGFPDEQDIIPVGRPVSNYDLLYTQSSVQTLETAHEKESDQTNANTVLSATPAAKLRPESVSKNKPEFKTSRKEAPNSFPSNVRSLISTGMLDGVPVKYVSLAREELRGIIKGSGYLCGCQSCNFSKVLNAYEFERHAGCKTKHPNNHIYFENGKTIYQIVQELRSTPESLLFDAIQTVFGAPINQKSFRIWKESFQAATRELQRIYGKEELNI; the protein is encoded by the exons ATG GACAAGGGATTTTGGATGTCAAAGGGTGCTGGACATGTAAACGACGTAGACCCAACATTTGATAATACTTCCAGAATTGAACCAAAGCGATCACATCAATGGTTTGTAGATGCTCCTGAAACAGAGCTGTTCCCTAACAAGAAGCAAGCAGTGCAAGCTCCAAACAACAAATCAAGTTCAGGAATGTCAAATGCTAATATTCCTTCTTGGGAGAATGCCTCAAGTTTTCATTCAGTCCCAAGCCAGTTCAATTACCGCTTTTTTGGATCTGAAACAGCAAGGCCTGTCAATTTTGCTGAAAGGAATATTGTTGTTGAAACAGAGAATCCAAATGTGAGAAGAAAGAGTATGGATGACCAATTTGGAGAAGACGCATCTGTTGGTTTGTCCATATCTCATGCTATGGAAGATGCTGAAACATGTCTTACCTATGGTGGAATAAGAAAGGTCAAAGTCAATCAAGTTAAGGATTGTGATAATGGGGTGCATATGCCAAAGGGACACGGTTCTAATGGGGAAAATATCAATCACCTGTCTTCAGGTCAGGCCTATAACAGAGAAAGTGAAGCTGGTTTTGCATCAATAGGGCAGCCTTATAACCAGGATGACAATGTTACTTTAATGGGTCATGCCTACAATAGGGGAGATGCCAATATCAGATCGACAGGTCCCACCTTTGGAAATGAAGATGGTAATTCCATTTCAATGGGTGACACGTACGGTAAGGGGGAAGCTAATATAATATCTTTTGGCGGGTTTCCTGATGAACAAGATATTATCCCTGTGGGAAGGCCAGTCAGCAACTATGATTTATTATACACTCAGTCTTCAGTTCAAACATTAGAAACAGCCCACGAGAAAGAATCGGATCAAACAAATGCCAATACAGTTCTTAGTGCCACTCCAGCAGCTAAATTAAGACCTGAATCTGTTTCTAAGAATAAGCCAGAATTCAAAACATCAAGGAAAGAAGCTCCAAACAGCTTCCCCTCTAATGTTAGAAGCTTGATCTCAACGGGCATGCTTGATGGTGTTCCTGTGAAGTATGTGTCCTTGGCACGGGAG GAGCTTCGTGGAATTATAAAAGGTTCTGGATATCTTTGTGGGTGTCAGTCATGCAATTTTTCTAAG GTGCTGAATGCTTATGAGTTTGAGCGCCATGCTGGTTGTAAaacaaaacatccaaacaatCACATATACTTCGAGAATGGAAAGACTATCTATCAGATTGTACAAGAATTAAGAAGCACGCCTGAGAGTTTGTTGTTTGATGCGATTCAGACTGTTTTTGGAGCACCTATTAATCAGAAGTCCTTTCGCATTTGGAAAG AATCATTTCAAGCTGCAACTCGCGAGCTTCAGCGTATATATGGAAAGGAAGAACTGAATATATAG